The Oncorhynchus nerka isolate Pitt River linkage group LG9a, Oner_Uvic_2.0, whole genome shotgun sequence genome has a segment encoding these proteins:
- the nap1l4a gene encoding nucleosome assembly protein 1-like 4a isoform X1, translating into MEANKAEGRGKGDHGVQIPGGPLDRQDSLHNMESLLPKAVKRRVYALKKLQVQCASIEAKFYEEVHELERKYAGLYQPLFDKRRDVVTATVEPTDEECEWHNDREEEEELAEELKKKAAVEEKKEDAAPEEDPKGIPEFWLTIFKSVDMLSDMLQEHDEPILKHLQDIQVKFSEPGQPMSFTLEFHFEPNGFFNNAVLSKVYKMKSEPDDDEPFSFEGPEIFDCEGCQIDWHKGKDVTVKTIKKKQKHKGRGTVRTVTKQVPNDSFFNFFNPIKVSPDGEPDEEAEFTLATDFEIGHFFRERIVPRAVLYFTGEALEDDESFEEEELEEGVEEEQDGDDDDDEGDFDPKKEEPQPAECKQQ; encoded by the exons GTAAAGGAGACCATGGCGTGCAGATCCCAGGAGGACCGTTGGACAGACAGGACAGCCTCCACAACATGGAGAG CCTGCTCCCCAAGGCTGTGAAGAGGCGAGTCTACGCCCTGAAGAAGCTACAGGTGCAATGTGCCAGCATAGAAGCAAAGTTCTATGAGGAAGTCCACGAGCTGGAGAGGAAGTACGCTGGCCTCTACCAGCCCCTCTTCGACAAG AGACGAGATGTGGTGACAGCCACAGTGGAACCCACAGACGAAGAGTGTGAGTGGCACaacgacagagaggaggaggaagagctaGCG GAGGAGCTGAAGAAGAAGGCTGCTGttgaggagaagaaagaggacgCCGCCCCAGAGGAAGACCCCAAAGGCATACCCGAGTTCTGGCTCACCATCTTCAAGAGCGTGGACATGCTTAGTGACATGCTGCAG GAACACGATGAGCCTATCCTGAAGCACCTTCAGGACATCCAAGTCAAGTTCTCTGAGCCTGGACAACCTATG AGTTTCACACTAGAGTTCCACTTTGAGCCAAATGGTTTCTTCAACAACGCTGTGCTCTCTAAAGTCTACAAGATGAAGTCGGAGCCTGATGACGATGAACCCTTCTCATTTGAGGGCCCGGAAATTTTCGACTGTGAAGG TTGTCAGATAGACTGGCATAAGGGGAAGGATGTGACGGTGAAGACCATTAAGAAGAAGCAGAAGCACAAAGGCCGTGGCACTGTCCGCACAGTCACCAAGCAGGTGCCCAACGACTCCTTCTTCAACTTCTTCAACCCCATTAAAG TGTCACCTGATGGAGAGCCG GACGAGGAAGCCGAATTCACCTTAGCCACAGACTTTGAGATTGGCCATTTTTTCCGTGAGAGGATAGTCCCCCGAGCTGTGCTCTACTTCACTGGAGAGGCACTGGAGGACGATGAAAGT TTTGAGGAGGAAGAGCTGGAGGAGGGAGTTGAAGAG GAGcaggatggtgatgatgatgatgacgagggAGACTTTGATCCTAAG
- the nap1l4a gene encoding nucleosome assembly protein 1-like 4a isoform X2, which yields MEANKAEGRGKGDHGVQIPGGPLDRQDSLHNMESLLPKAVKRRVYALKKLQVQCASIEAKFYEEVHELERKYAGLYQPLFDKRRDVVTATVEPTDEECEWHNDREEEEELAEELKKKAAVEEKKEDAAPEEDPKGIPEFWLTIFKSVDMLSDMLQEHDEPILKHLQDIQVKFSEPGQPMSFTLEFHFEPNGFFNNAVLSKVYKMKSEPDDDEPFSFEGPEIFDCEGCQIDWHKGKDVTVKTIKKKQKHKGRGTVRTVTKQVPNDSFFNFFNPIKVSPDGEPDEEAEFTLATDFEIGHFFRERIVPRAVLYFTGEALEDDESFEEEELEEGVEEEQDGDDDDDEGDFDPKA from the exons GTAAAGGAGACCATGGCGTGCAGATCCCAGGAGGACCGTTGGACAGACAGGACAGCCTCCACAACATGGAGAG CCTGCTCCCCAAGGCTGTGAAGAGGCGAGTCTACGCCCTGAAGAAGCTACAGGTGCAATGTGCCAGCATAGAAGCAAAGTTCTATGAGGAAGTCCACGAGCTGGAGAGGAAGTACGCTGGCCTCTACCAGCCCCTCTTCGACAAG AGACGAGATGTGGTGACAGCCACAGTGGAACCCACAGACGAAGAGTGTGAGTGGCACaacgacagagaggaggaggaagagctaGCG GAGGAGCTGAAGAAGAAGGCTGCTGttgaggagaagaaagaggacgCCGCCCCAGAGGAAGACCCCAAAGGCATACCCGAGTTCTGGCTCACCATCTTCAAGAGCGTGGACATGCTTAGTGACATGCTGCAG GAACACGATGAGCCTATCCTGAAGCACCTTCAGGACATCCAAGTCAAGTTCTCTGAGCCTGGACAACCTATG AGTTTCACACTAGAGTTCCACTTTGAGCCAAATGGTTTCTTCAACAACGCTGTGCTCTCTAAAGTCTACAAGATGAAGTCGGAGCCTGATGACGATGAACCCTTCTCATTTGAGGGCCCGGAAATTTTCGACTGTGAAGG TTGTCAGATAGACTGGCATAAGGGGAAGGATGTGACGGTGAAGACCATTAAGAAGAAGCAGAAGCACAAAGGCCGTGGCACTGTCCGCACAGTCACCAAGCAGGTGCCCAACGACTCCTTCTTCAACTTCTTCAACCCCATTAAAG TGTCACCTGATGGAGAGCCG GACGAGGAAGCCGAATTCACCTTAGCCACAGACTTTGAGATTGGCCATTTTTTCCGTGAGAGGATAGTCCCCCGAGCTGTGCTCTACTTCACTGGAGAGGCACTGGAGGACGATGAAAGT TTTGAGGAGGAAGAGCTGGAGGAGGGAGTTGAAGAG GAGcaggatggtgatgatgatgatgacgagggAGACTTTGATCCTAAG GCATAA